In Candida dubliniensis CD36 chromosome 6, complete sequence, the following are encoded in one genomic region:
- a CDS encoding uncharacterized vacuolar membrane protein YNL115C, putative, whose amino-acid sequence MTNYNSTQDEQSNNTEERRLNESPVPSSEVPADDRESTQLESQPLLDPDDPRVSPLKLERIRLLKVIATALVYINLALFVVLLVSQFFAIPGFNNRGKSFLGLDLALVSLFINLTTNWFFAVPAYYERILGYVTSGLLFIDFIVALLVSPVRHSLGFLDLSLIVWACLNSLFSSLIGYWVEEGKHYQEIRLTGRIEKRKTISELVIIFFKVLGEIVILWIVWCISLTLWINCFDTHEQPWGKLVPVNNSQFRVHLACFGDVHAKSDQPIVLVEGGQSTSSEAFQEWIEELHHLNKVERYCIWDRPGYGFSDSAPPPESLGIVTEYLTEALRKEKIEGPFAVVGFDIGGLYARMFASRNRAKIQSILFVDSWSPDLLKKWPFSGSGRKNESTKVFKKSLEVMDNITGFKLWLRGFVSPLGIVPNLHWFLHPMRFSSKSRVFGRDMVYSSKYIRARCQEQLVSGILSYNEVMDADINDLNVGVISSDFMIKKSLNWGKWQNEISKLSRKTSEWVIAENSDHFIWTSSKGRKELQQLLLRLIGEQEYVR is encoded by the coding sequence ATGACAAACTACAATTCAACACAAGACGAACAATCAAATAACACAGAGGAAAGAAGGTTGAATGAGTCACCTGTCCCTTCCAGTGAAGTGCCTGCTGATGATAGAGAATCAACTCAATTGGAACTGCAACCTTTGCTAGACCCTGATGACCCCAGAGTATCTCCTTTAAAGTTAGAAAGAATACGATTATTAAAAGTTATTGCCACAGCTTTGGTCTACATAAACTTGGCACTCTTTGTAGTGTTGTTGGTAAGCCAGTTTTTTGCTATCCCAGGTTTCAATAATCGCGGTAAATCCTTTTTGGGGCTTGATTTAGCCTTGGTGAGCTTATTCATAAATTTGACTACCAATTGGTTTTTTGCAGTCCCTGCTTATTACGAGAGAATATTAGGGTACGTTACGTCCGGgcttttatttattgatttcattGTTGCGTTGCTTGTATCGCCTGTTCGACACAGTTTGGGGTTTTTAGATTTATCACTTATTGTCTGGGCGTGCCTCAACTCGTTGTTTAGCTCTTTGATTGGTTATTGGGTTGAAGAAGGTAAGCATTATCAAGAGATTCGGTTAACTGGAAGAATCGAAAAACGTAAAACCATAAGTGAGCTAgtcattatatttttcaagGTCTTGGGTGAGATTGTAATACTATGGATAGTTTGGTGTATTAGCTTGACATTGTGGATAAACTGTTTTGACACCCACGAACAGCCATGGGGTAAATTAGTTCCAGTTAACAATAGCCAGTTCCGAGTACATCTAGCGTGTTTTGGCGACGTTCATGCCAAATCAGACCAGCCAATTGTCCTTGTTGAAGGAGGGCAATCAACCTCAAGCGAGGCTTTTCAAGAATGGATCGAGGAGTTGCACCATTTGAACAAAGTTGAAAGGTATTGTATCTGGGATCGACCAGGCTATGGGTTTTCTGATTCAGCCCCTCCACCAGAGTCTTTGGGGATTGTCACAGAATACTTGACGGAAGCGTTGAGAAAGGAAAAGATCGAAGGTCCATTTGCCGTTGTTGGATTCGATATTGGTGGGTTGTATGCAAGAATGTTTGCTAGCAGAAATAGAGCCAAGATTCAGTCTATTCTATTTGTTGATAGCTGGTCGCCTGATTTGTTAAAGAAATGGCCATTTAGTGGCAGTGGCAGAAAAAATGAAAGCACAAAAGTTTTCAAGAAATCTCTTGAAGTTATGGACAATATAACCGGGTTCAAATTATGGTTACGAGGATTTGTATCGCCCTTGGGAATTGTCCCAAACTTACACTGGTTTTTACACCCTATGCGATTCTCCAGCAAGAGCAGAGTATTTGGTCGCGATATGGTGTACCTGTCTAAATATATTAGAGCTCGATGCCAAGAGCAATTGGTTTCTGGGATATTGTCGTACAATGAAGTTATGGATGCCGATATCAATGACTTGAATGTAGGAGTTATATCATCTGATTTTATGATAAAAAAACTGTTGAACTGGGGGAAATGGCAAAATGAAATCAGCAAACTAAGCAGAAAAACAAGTGAGTGGGTGATTGCTGAAAATAGTGATCATTTTATTTGGACCAGTTCAAAAGGTAGAAAGGAGTTACAACAACTATTATTAAGACTAATAGGTGAACAAGAGTATGTTAGGTAG
- a CDS encoding uncharacterized protein (conserved hypothetical protein;~possibly Candida-specific) has translation MSAIKTKPNPTITNARRIIILVTILLVLPFAGYYYLEHSTTSSVFIEEPIFQQVHVSIVSDGNKKIDLGIESLFDEIIPAEFKDRLGITTNIQNNIELFKSNSSVLEPSEIPYLINLDELYSTNNLNYVIFLPQNGLTIKDSTTNSFTVEGFGTIGILNDWSLQKKDLLPLLNIFKSNLIRTLKQSQSATPKGVSTEITSFTPMDHKLAVFLPILGPIGISILNGLANFSK, from the coding sequence ATGTCAGCCATAAAAACTAAACCCAATCCAACCATAACCAATGCTAGAAGAATAATCATACTAGTTACCATCTTGTTGGTGTTACCATTTGCTGGATATTACTATCTAGAACactcaacaacatcaagcGTATTCATTGAAGAGCCAATTTTCCAACAAGTTCACGTATCGATTGTGTCTGATGGCAACAAGAAGATTGATTTGGGTATAGAAAGCTTATTTGATGAGATTATTCCGGCAGAGTTTAAGGATAGGTTGGGAATAACAACCAATATACAGAATAACATTGAATTGTTCAAACTGAATTCCAGTGTGTTGGAACCATCAGAGATACcttatttgattaatttagATGAATTATACAGTACcaacaatttaaattatGTGATATTTTTGCCTCAAAACGGATTGACTATTAAGGACTCAACTACCAACAGTTTCACAGTTGAAGGGTTCGGCACAATTGGTATATTGAATGATTGGAGCTTACAAAAGAAGGATTTGTTACCCCTTctcaatatttttaaatctAATTTAATAAGGACATTGAAACAGTCTCAAAGTGCAACACCAAAGGGAGTTTCCACTGAGATTACATCATTCACACCAATGGATCATAAATTAGCAGTGTTTCTACCAATTCTTGGTCCAATTGggatttcaatattaaatGGCTTGGCAAATTTTTCGAAATAA
- the CPH2 gene encoding myc-type bHLH transcription factor, putative (In C. albicans: basic helix-loop-helix transcription factor that regulates hyphal development partly via TEC1), with protein sequence MLSQYNEQLAAGDNVDGFNNGKQANATLYSFDFVDADDFLDSISGALPNSAHNNVSVNTSNTNDITFEDMNIMNPNIYSPVSAASGDDYAHTSGQPMVSEGSNYTGQNFTDYLSDNSLEGYDNKNVNHPLNGVDIVLSNKRSNSTSTGSLSHNEEITPISHYSVDSIVTSPEPPMSKQGEFPPIKRSTTVNSTNSITNTKKSSKVTKPKSKDKNSHNMIEKKYRTNINTKILALRDAVPALRIAAGCDDVSIADLEGLTPASKLNKASVLTKATEYIKHLESKNSVLKQQNIELHRLIQHANLNPKSLPPPPQQMPMQTPFPPPPPQQQQPGFGFYPQQNQSFNVSPASQYPSPQQQVSPIQQQPAQHPPQPNRYLLGGMAAVMGTSLFGGSGENDFRSLGALPFSYLFPNAILNPSPLTIQLWTLTKVLLVVGSLASIFIPMYKQAQLEKDEKSTTVPETSLLDWILISIGFKVPAKLSASKRDAILSNLQGGNNWPQLVSDYFYLTGCEINFENCFLSLVLGSMIRHRLPRVAKVLNHYLSMKESLLLNLDYKGADKSLKRLNQLVGKVDGISIFESTNLTTRLTNVFTNSRINANIVDGQNHVKYIEFYQRNINDYYAIIFNWRLLELIHELNVTYLEELNDDQSQILTDLKIIEVFIGEQDDKLFGYYQLFTSILNANYAPYLFESLKDKVESSLEKFRIAYEGIDLTDHEIHNTSSEDEHEDDPVVSKYVPPLKSQKSLISSLNLVNEEEFIILTCSLTIYYYKNKEYDRALKILSYLRLDDDAKTVSLLTFTALMTLINELIPGRIEDNDNLDSAIKICRDWLENPDLTRYMDENIKHELTKIVVNKGMIVNGIDVNESDEE encoded by the coding sequence ATGTTATCACAGTATAACGAACAACTTGCTGCGGGTGACAATGTTGACGGATTCAACAATGGTAAACAAGCAAATGCAACGTTATATTcctttgattttgttgatgcaGATGATTTCTTAGACTCAATATCAGGGGCGTTGCCAAATAGTGCCCATAACAATGTCAGTGTTAACACCAGCAACACCAACGATATTACATTTGAAGATATGAATATCATGAATCCAAATATCTATTCTCCAGTATCAGCAGCAAGCGGTGACGATTATGCACATACTTCTGGCCAACCCATGGTTAGTGAAGGGAGTAACTACACTGGACAGAACTTTACTGATTATTTATCAGACAACTCCTTGGAGGGATATGATAACAAAAATGTAAATCATCCATTGAATGGAGTCGACATTGTCTTGTCTAACAAACGCTCTAATTCAACTTCAACTGGAAGTTTAAGTCACAATGAGGAAATCACACCAATTTCACATTACTCAGTCGATTCAATAGTAACTTCACCAGAGCCTCCAATGAGTAAACAAGGTGAATTTCCACCTATTAAACGAAGCACAACCGTGAATTCAACCAATAGTAtcaccaacaccaaaaaaTCATCGAAAGTCACtaaaccaaaatcaaaagataAGAACTCTCATAATatgattgaaaagaaatacaGAACCAACATCAACACAAAAATCTTGGCTTTGAGAGATGCAGTACCTGCTCTTAGAATTGCTGCTGGTTGTGACGATGTTTCCATAGCTGATTTAGAAGGGTTGACGCCAGCATCTAAGTTGAATAAAGCTAGTGTTTTAACCAAAGCTACAGAATACATTAAACATTTGGAAAGCAAAAACTCCgttttgaaacaacaaaatattgaattgcACAGATTAATTCAGCATGCCAACTTGAATCCAAAGTCTTTACCTCCACCTCCACAACAAATGCCAATGCAAACACCAtttccaccaccaccaccacaacaacagcaaccaGGATTTGGCTTTTATCCACAGCAAAACCAATCGTTCAATGTTTCACCTGCTTCTCAATACCCCTCTCCTCAACAGCAAGTATCCCCAATCCAGCAACAGCCAGCACAACACCCACCACAACCTAATAGATATTTGTTGGGAGGTATGGCTGCTGTCATGGGTACCTCCTTATTTGGTGGATCAGGTGAGAATGATTTCCGCAGTTTGGGTGCATTACCATTTTCATACTTGTTTCCTAACGCTATTCTCAATCCATCTCCATTGACTATTCAATTATGGACATTGACCAAGGTGTTGCTAGTTGTTGGAAGCTTGGCCAGCATTTTTATTCCAATGTATAAACAAGCACAACTTGAAAAGGACGAAAAATCCACTACTGTCCCCGAAACTTCGCTATTGGATTggattttgatttcaatagGATTCAAAGTTCCTGCCAAGTTGTCAGCCTCTAAAAGAGACGCTATATTATCCAATTTACAAGGAGGAAATAATTGGCCACAATTGGTTTCTGATTATTTCTATTTGACTGGTTGtgaaataaattttgaaaattgcTTTTTATCTTTGGTATTAGGCTCAATGATTAGACACAGATTACCTAGGGTTGCAAAGGTtttgaatcattatttgCTGATGAAGGAATCTTTGCTTTTGAATCTTGACTACAAGGGAGCTGacaaatcattgaaaagattaaatcaattggttgGTAAGGTTGATGGAATTTCCATATTCGAGAGTACTAATTTGACAACTAGATTAACCAATGTTTTTACCAATAGTCGGATCAATGCAAATATAGTTGATGGACAAAATCATGTGAAGTACATTGAATTTTATCAACGCAACATTAACGATTATTATGcaatcattttcaattggaGGTTGTTGGAACTTATTCACGAATTGAATGTAACTTATttggaagaattgaatgacGACCAATCACAAATATTAACTGATTTGAAGATCATTGAAGTATTCATTGGTGAACAGGACGATAAGTTGTTTggttattatcaattatttacCAGTATTTTAAATGCCAATTATGCTCCGTATTTGTTTGAGAGTTTGAAAGATAAAGTTGAATCATCGTTGGAGAAATTTAGAATTGCTTATGAAGGAATTGATTTAACAGATCACGAAATTCACAATACTTCGTCTGAAGATGAACACGAAGACGATCCTGTTGTTTCTAAATATGTGCCACCGTTAAAGTCACAGAAATCATTAATCTCATCGTTGAACTTGGTAAATGAAGAAGAGTTTATAATACTAACATGCTCATTGACTATTTACTACTACAAGAATAAAGAATATGACCGTgcattgaaaatattgagCTACTTGAGATTGGACGATGATGCCAAAACAGTCAGTCTTTTAACGTTTACTGCATTGATGACATTGATCAATGAGTTGATACCGGGTAGAATTGAAGACAATGATAATTTGGACTCAGCCATTAAAATCTGTCGCGATTGGCTTGAGAATCCTGATTTAACTCGATACATGGATGAAAATATCAAACATGAATTAACGAAAATTGTGGTCAATAAAGGCATGATTGTTAATGGAATTGACGTTAATGAGAGTGATGAGGAATGA
- a CDS encoding RING finger protein, putative (Similar to S. cerevisiae DMA2 (CHF2)) has translation MPESSSNMIGREAAPSNRRTLSSKSNNSTPPINSSGSSRPSSPLEPPSQQQQQQQQQQQQSQQTSRRPSFGLNFLNNFTMRSHSSETASQPLMSNSPTLGNVHSHTQDEVSGNSQSFHEVAEESPLEEEEEASQENGQPQNPASEGLPPAQDATYIDEEAKGGLDKDGFFSVRLTPLIDHSSTSSGLYFSPIIRRLPPKTSINIGRYTEKNKAAAHAPQGSSAPIVFKSKVVSRTHALFFCNEDGQWFLKDTKSSSGTFLNHIRLSPASQESSLMPIIDGDIIQLGMDYRGGTEEVYRSVKMRCHFNNSWQRKMNPYNIEMFKKLQIGDKQATECSICLNAIQPGHPLFISTCGHWWHYRCIHPLLQKSYPSFSCPNCRYVCDLEYFSESE, from the coding sequence ATGCCAGAAAGCTCATCCAACATGATAGGCAGGGAAGCTGCACCGTCCAATCGAAGAACATTGTCGTCCAAGTCCAATAACTCAACACCACCTATAAACTCGTCAGGGTCGAGTCGTCCATCATCGCCATTAGAGCCACCctcacaacaacaacaacaacaacaacaacaacaacaacaatcacaaCAAACATCTAGAAGACCATCTTTTGgtttgaattttttaaataattttacCATGCGCTCGCATTCATCTGAAACAGCATCACAGCCATTAATGTCAAATAGTCCTACTTTGGGGAACGTGCATTCGCACACGCAAGACGAGGTCTCGGGCAATAGTCAATCATTCCATGAAGTTGCTGAAGAGTCTCCATTagaggaggaggaagaagCATCTCAAGAAAATGGACAGCCCCAAAACCCTGCATCAGAAGGATTACCACCAGCACAGGATGCTACATACATTGACGAAGAGGCAAAGGGCGGGTTAGATAAAGACGGGTTCTTTTCAGTGAGATTAACGCCATTAATCGATCATTCGTCAACATCGTCAGGACTATATTTTTCACCAATAATTCGTCGGCTACCACCAAAGACATCAATCAACATAGGGAGATACactgaaaaaaacaagGCTGCAGCACATGCACCTCAGGGCTCTTCAGCACCGATTGTTTTTAAAAGCAAGGTTGTTTCACGTACACATGCATTGTTCTTTTGTAATGAAGATGGCCAATGGTTTCTAAAAGATACGAAAAGCTCGTCGGGTACATTCCTCAATCATATTAGACTTTCGCCGGCATCACAAGAGAGTTCGTTGATGCCTATCATAGATGGTgatataattcaattagGAATGGACTATAGAGGGGGCACTGAAGAAGTGTACCGACTGGTCAAAATGAGATGCCACTTTAATAACAGCTGGCAGCGGAAAATGAACCcttataatattgaaatgtTTAAAAAATTGCAAATAGGGGACAAACAAGCCACCGAATGttcaatttgtttgaaCGCCATACAACCTGGCCATCCACTATTTATAAGTACGTGTGGCCATTGGTGGCATTATAGATGCATACACCCATTACTACAGAAAAGCTATCCCCTGTTTTCATGCCCCAATTGTCGATATGTTTGTGATTTGGAGTATTTTTCAGAGTCAGAATAG